The Oscarella lobularis chromosome 12, ooOscLobu1.1, whole genome shotgun sequence genome window below encodes:
- the LOC136194048 gene encoding uncharacterized protein isoform X3, whose amino-acid sequence MTEIVHGQKTKVFESSPVPEYEPFSFSVLYHKFSANRSLDVVCKDKREYDIWTRGLEALMRGFRHLKAVEEAAKEADKEKRATTTSVFDIQGQSKFKNDACDIYTWGAGARGMLGHGDDVDEKTPRVVEALLGRNMKMATCGSHHTMALSVGGEVFSWGSGANGRLGHGNVRDRYLPIMIGELRGMDVQSISSHEHHSAAVCDNGDLYTWGRDMGGSLGYKCEKRQLIPRRLDIQKQRASLVACGNTHTCIATDEGVVLTFGMNEEGQLGHGNERSSVKPKVVEVLQGSNVIAIACGLKHTGAVTDTGKLWMWGANEFGQLGTGDRIKSLYPAKIESLRDYEVCDVSCGDSHSAILISNGIVYCCGLNKDGQLGQGTTSQRSEFSKPQPVSTPTGCKIIQIASGANSNAAVSDSGRVFTWGSGSSGLLGHGDTKNRLMPTEIESMADKHVILVSCAQSHMAVTVVRSWVPDDEAKNCMACKLKFTTVRRRHHCRKCGGLFCDACSAKRYPLLSIGYSDPVRVCDRCHAMLTS is encoded by the exons ATGACGGAAATTGTTCACGGACAAAAAACCAAAGTATTCGAAAGCTCGCCCGTGCCAGAATACGAG cccttctccttctccgttCTCTATCACAAATTCTCGGCGAATCgttctctcgacgtcgtgtGCAAAGACAAACGCGAATACGACATTTGGACGCGAGGTCTCGAAGCTCTAATGCGCGGATTTCGACATCTGAAAGCGGTGGAAGAAGCCGCCAAGGAAGCggacaaagaaaaacgagcaaCAACGACG AGCGTTTTTGACATTCAAGGTCAAAGCAAATTTAAAAACG ATGCATGTGACATTTACACGTGGGGTGCCGGGGCGCGCGGGATGCTCggtcacggcgacgacgtcgacgaaaaaacgccgcgggtcgtcgaagcgctttTGGGTCGAAACATGAAAATGGCCACGTGCGGTTCACATCACACGATGGCACTAAGCG tgggTGGAGAGGTTTTCTCGTGGGGCTCGGGTGCGAACGGTCGATTGGGGCATGGGAATGTGCGTGATCGATATTTACCGATTATGATTGGGGAATTGCGAGGAATGGATGTCCAGTCAATCAGCTCTCATGAACACCATTCGGCCGCCGTATGCG ATAATGGTGACTTGTACACGTGGGGTCGAGACATGGGTGGCAGTCTTGGATACAAGTGCGAGAAAAGGCAATTAATACCTCGGCGTCTTGACATTCAAAAACAACGAGCTTCTTTGGTTGCCTGTGGCAACACTCATACATGCA TTGCTACTGATGAGGGCGTGGTTCTCACCTTTGGAATGAATGAGGAAGGCCAGCTTGGACACGGAAATGAAAGGTCGTCTGTCAAACCCAAAGTAGTAGAAGTGCTACAGGGATCAAACGTCATAGCAATCGCATGTGGACTAAAACACACAGGAGCAGTAAcag ACACTGGAAAACTGTGGATGTGGGGAGCAAATGAATTTGGCCAATTAGGGACAGGGGATCGCATAAAATCGCTCTATCCAGCAAAAATCGAAAGTCTAAG AGACTATGAAGTGTGTGACGTCAGCTGCGGGGACTCTCACAGCGCAATATTGATCA gcAATGGTATTGTCTATTGCTGTGGATTGAACAAGGACGGACAACTGGGTCAGGGAACGACGTCACAACGCTCCGAATTTTCCAAACCGCAGCCAGTCAGCACGCCAACCGGATGcaaaataattcaaattgCATCCGGCGCGAATTCCAACGCTGCCGTCTCAG ACTCTGGACGGGTTTTCACGTGGGGAAGTGGCTCATCGGGATTGCTAGGACATGGGGACACAAAAAATAG atTAATGCCTACTGAAATTGAGAGTATGGCAGATAAGCACGTGATCCTCGTCTCGTGCGCCCAATCGCACATGGCTGTCACTGTTGTACGATCTTGGGTCccagacgacgaagcgaagaatTGCATGGCATGCAAATTGAAATTTACGACCGTTCGACGCCgg CATCATTGCCGTAAGTGCGGTGGATTGTTTTGTGACGCGTGTTCGGCCAAAAGATATCCGCTATTATCAATTGGATATAGTGATCCCGTACGTGTTTGCGATCGCTGTCATGCCATGCTTACGTCATGA
- the LOC136194052 gene encoding leucine zipper transcription factor-like protein 1: MTSEVGLNEHHTEAIVKYLRFARFKRAQRIKTVDSAFDDLKESRLTEETFTAEELRDMLFGLCAVVKGDVESELIHTTHTNVLLLRQVFRQAEKWHLKLSADVSELENQELIEEIARFEEKQFASSGLGSATASKTLPAAKTKLEPLNEAGGSALLQMEISRLKEENDKMKERMRMIEGKAHDALEEKGKLKSQLVQAEAALKAKETKSSAASDVVPTTSSQSKANPVLSGKSAGGEDDGKLREELGETKHELLAIKAKLENAEKELEKKLGETAQFTNMKKMLTKKNEQLKDLRSRLKKYEPDAEIL, translated from the exons ATG ACTTCCGAAGTGGGTCTAAATGAGCACCACACGGAAGCCATCGTCAAATATCTTCGCTTCGCGCGTTTTAAGCGCGCACAGCGCATCAAAaccgtcgattcggcgttcgacgatttAAAAGAAAGCAG ATTGACGGAGGAGACGTTTACAGCCGAAGAACTACGGGACATGTTATTCGGTCTTTGCGCCGTTGTCAagggcgacgtcgaatcggaaCTGATTCATACGACGCATACGAACGTTCTTCTGCTACGTCAAGTTTTTCGACAGGCGGAGAAATGGCATCTGAAGTTGAGTGCCGACGTTTCTGAGCTCGAGAATCA GGAATTGATTGAGGAAATTGCtcgatttgaagagaaacagttTGCTTCTTCTGGATTAGGATCTGCAACAGCTTCAAAG ACTCTTCCAGCAGCCAAGACGAAATTGGAGCCGTTGAATGAGGCTGGTGGGAGTGCTCTTCTGCAGATG GAAATTTCTCGGCTGAAAGAGGAAAATGATAAAATGAAGGAACGAATGCGAATGATAGAAGGAAAG gctcATGATGCcttggaagaaaaagggaaATTGAAGAGTCAATTAGTGCAAGCTGAAGCAGCtctaaaagcaaaagaaaccaaatca TCAGCAGCATCGGATGTTGTTCCAACAACCTCTTCACAATCAAAGGCAAATCCAGTTTTAAGTGGAAAATCTGCTGGGGGTGAAGACGATGGAAAATTGAGGGAAGAATTGGGAGAAACCAAACACGAATTGTTGGCTATCAAAGCTAAGCTTGAAAATGCTGAAAAG GAATTGGAAAAGAAACTCGGCGAAACGGCTCAATTTACAAacatgaaaaaaatgcttacgaagaaaaacgagcaaTTAAAAGATCTTCGAAGTCGTTTAAAAAA ATACGAACCAGATGCCGAAATATTATAG
- the LOC136194048 gene encoding uncharacterized protein isoform X1 → MESEAEIAGDKEAAAIVYEMVKGATLLKAGRTGKPHFRRFQLSNDLSRVTWDSAKHKDAGVLISQMTEIVHGQKTKVFESSPVPEYEPFSFSVLYHKFSANRSLDVVCKDKREYDIWTRGLEALMRGFRHLKAVEEAAKEADKEKRATTTVKASLYKLFQFQFLFMKSVFDIQGQSKFKNDACDIYTWGAGARGMLGHGDDVDEKTPRVVEALLGRNMKMATCGSHHTMALSVGGEVFSWGSGANGRLGHGNVRDRYLPIMIGELRGMDVQSISSHEHHSAAVCDNGDLYTWGRDMGGSLGYKCEKRQLIPRRLDIQKQRASLVACGNTHTCIATDEGVVLTFGMNEEGQLGHGNERSSVKPKVVEVLQGSNVIAIACGLKHTGAVTDTGKLWMWGANEFGQLGTGDRIKSLYPAKIESLRDYEVCDVSCGDSHSAILISNGIVYCCGLNKDGQLGQGTTSQRSEFSKPQPVSTPTGCKIIQIASGANSNAAVSDSGRVFTWGSGSSGLLGHGDTKNRLMPTEIESMADKHVILVSCAQSHMAVTVVRSWVPDDEAKNCMACKLKFTTVRRRHHCRKCGGLFCDACSAKRYPLLSIGYSDPVRVCDRCHAMLTS, encoded by the exons ATGGAAAGCGAAGCGGAGATTGCAGGCGATAAAGAAGCGGCCGCTATTGTGTATGAAATGGTGAAAGGAGCCACTCTACTAAAGGCAGGACGCACC GGAAAGCCTCActttcgacgttttcaacTATCAAACG ATTTGTCTCGCGTAACATGGGACTCAGCAAAACACAAAGACGCTGGAG TTTTAATATCCCAGATGACGGAAATTGTTCACGGACAAAAAACCAAAGTATTCGAAAGCTCGCCCGTGCCAGAATACGAG cccttctccttctccgttCTCTATCACAAATTCTCGGCGAATCgttctctcgacgtcgtgtGCAAAGACAAACGCGAATACGACATTTGGACGCGAGGTCTCGAAGCTCTAATGCGCGGATTTCGACATCTGAAAGCGGTGGAAGAAGCCGCCAAGGAAGCggacaaagaaaaacgagcaaCAACGACGGTAAAAGCCTCACTCTATAAGctctttcaatttcaatttctctttaTGAAGAGCGTTTTTGACATTCAAGGTCAAAGCAAATTTAAAAACG ATGCATGTGACATTTACACGTGGGGTGCCGGGGCGCGCGGGATGCTCggtcacggcgacgacgtcgacgaaaaaacgccgcgggtcgtcgaagcgctttTGGGTCGAAACATGAAAATGGCCACGTGCGGTTCACATCACACGATGGCACTAAGCG tgggTGGAGAGGTTTTCTCGTGGGGCTCGGGTGCGAACGGTCGATTGGGGCATGGGAATGTGCGTGATCGATATTTACCGATTATGATTGGGGAATTGCGAGGAATGGATGTCCAGTCAATCAGCTCTCATGAACACCATTCGGCCGCCGTATGCG ATAATGGTGACTTGTACACGTGGGGTCGAGACATGGGTGGCAGTCTTGGATACAAGTGCGAGAAAAGGCAATTAATACCTCGGCGTCTTGACATTCAAAAACAACGAGCTTCTTTGGTTGCCTGTGGCAACACTCATACATGCA TTGCTACTGATGAGGGCGTGGTTCTCACCTTTGGAATGAATGAGGAAGGCCAGCTTGGACACGGAAATGAAAGGTCGTCTGTCAAACCCAAAGTAGTAGAAGTGCTACAGGGATCAAACGTCATAGCAATCGCATGTGGACTAAAACACACAGGAGCAGTAAcag ACACTGGAAAACTGTGGATGTGGGGAGCAAATGAATTTGGCCAATTAGGGACAGGGGATCGCATAAAATCGCTCTATCCAGCAAAAATCGAAAGTCTAAG AGACTATGAAGTGTGTGACGTCAGCTGCGGGGACTCTCACAGCGCAATATTGATCA gcAATGGTATTGTCTATTGCTGTGGATTGAACAAGGACGGACAACTGGGTCAGGGAACGACGTCACAACGCTCCGAATTTTCCAAACCGCAGCCAGTCAGCACGCCAACCGGATGcaaaataattcaaattgCATCCGGCGCGAATTCCAACGCTGCCGTCTCAG ACTCTGGACGGGTTTTCACGTGGGGAAGTGGCTCATCGGGATTGCTAGGACATGGGGACACAAAAAATAG atTAATGCCTACTGAAATTGAGAGTATGGCAGATAAGCACGTGATCCTCGTCTCGTGCGCCCAATCGCACATGGCTGTCACTGTTGTACGATCTTGGGTCccagacgacgaagcgaagaatTGCATGGCATGCAAATTGAAATTTACGACCGTTCGACGCCgg CATCATTGCCGTAAGTGCGGTGGATTGTTTTGTGACGCGTGTTCGGCCAAAAGATATCCGCTATTATCAATTGGATATAGTGATCCCGTACGTGTTTGCGATCGCTGTCATGCCATGCTTACGTCATGA
- the LOC136194045 gene encoding myosin IE heavy chain-like: protein MTETLGKANTGELSSIETPPPLSPAQTDDEPLPKNTALGVDNLARCSNTTAEELLNELEKRWQEHKIYTLAGRVVVALNPLKALPIYSEEFIVRYQGSNVFSNPPHIFSTADSALSSLAATGDHQTVLISGEIGSGKSQTAKQIVRFLLDSSLIRSRNKNQSVIRGNLLKTARLQEAFGNARLPREFNDDSSRFSRVIELGLNPKTSALQSARVPCFDLDLSSLTSSKRDAFHAYYYFIAGVSDEILARAGIDKSDLSKHRYLGTRRETVPDDIAAYARMQLAFDMLGLKENERERIACILNAIVRLGDIKFDIVNKESPLPKKLQSKIGSFGVAAIVFPAFFAVSVGQHAVAVGNGLRADESGFTSVANYDVLKCVADLLQIDDVKKLEKSLLCKKSLQKTQYLVDLVARELHLQIFNWLVKSCNRVLSSVDSADRSTLSSLLVVDVKEAEVTEINGFEQLCSNLVSEAFQQLFWQRLILYEEDQYRSEGLEWNDFEFDDNEPVLDLFLKTGGFVDVINEGSDDSLLVKSFPAETEHWFPVQNSSTRFGVVHFTGEVIYDSTNWIDQNHNRFPEEVVAALKSSSCSLVKRIAENFGKVSDSWDETELEGKTKLGILRNGLDAFVNRIKLTTPHFVRCIKPNKEMKAGVFDRECVLQQIQQFGIVDAARMSALGYPLRFTHQDFIKRFSVTAFDRTNVPATKENCERILQRCRIEGGAVGESQVLLKDWNGIELETMLRSMYVAAVRIQRAFRRRLQRKEEYRLKREQFEKRSKSVKDKPEAKLQSDGCGISKVQSVFLRKVSQTKDKEEAPPLPIRNRSFKAPVKKEPQPKKEIRAPIRAPTEEVNNQDDDDDDDDEQCVYVDITEDQKQQLRDAEKNMAVSPPKPALTAAGRDPFSVEDQDVEDIYLDMLGNSGDGDYLELLGNATVAETEDEYLELPGLSSGGSGAQGSGAGAAADEDPYTVKRPFIRRVSWAQKPRENWAEKKVRKPTRSASSDSQRDQQDWFFGKMTRAEATSLLLAQKPQAECLFIIRSSESGLGYSISTSHNSRIKHFKVDQNPQSSRYQVFGQSRSFPTLKLLVDFYHKHPLSSTGETLAKPCLKPKAEKELKRSRPTSQQIVPPQASGPITGKRGSIQLTSEGRQPMRRYSSSNVTRPPMPLPSGSSPPPPPLPPPRSLAAEASNRVFNEQMNELQMKIRVENDLRAEALSDLKLPTLDKKSKKERQRTLAQSTKNLKKLQGKLSALEGKKAKMVSK from the exons ATGACAGAGACTCTCGGGAAAGCGAATACCGGCGAGTTATCTTCCATTGAGACCCCTCCTCCTTTGAGCCCCGCCCAGACGGACGATGAACCACTCCCAAAGAATACGGCTCTCGGGGTGGACAATCTCGCTCGCTGCAGCAATACTACAGCCGAAGAACTTCTCAACGAACTGGAAAAACGATGGCAAGAACACAAGATTTAT acttTGGCTGGTCGGGTTGTCGTGGCATTGAATCCGCTTAAAGCTCTTCCTATTTACAGTGAAGAGTTTATTGTGCGTTATCaaggttcgaacgttttttcGAATCCTCCGCACATTTTTTCGACGGCGGATtcggcgttgtcgtcgctcgccgcAACGGGCGATCATCAAACCGTTCTCATATCGGGCGAAATTGGCTCGGGGAAGAGTCAAACGGCGAAGCAAatcgttcgatttcttctcgacTCTTCCCTCATTCGTTCGCGCAACAAAAATCAATCCGTAATCCGGGGCAATCTTCTCAAAACCGCGCGTCTCCAAGAAGCGTTCGGTAACGCGCGTCTCCCGCGCGAATTCAACGACGACTCCAGTCGTTTTAGTCGCGTCATTGAACTCGGATTGAATCCGAAAACAAGTGCGCTCCAATCAGCGCGCGTTCCCTGCTTCGATTTGGACCTTTcctctttgacgtcatcaaaacgCGACGCGTTTCACGCGTATTATTACTTCATAGCCGGGGTTTCGGATGAAattctcgcgcgcgcgggaATCGATAAAAGCGATTTGTCTAAGCATCGTTACTTGGGCACTCGGCGGGAAACCGTCCCGGATGATATAGCCGCGTACGCTCGCATGCAACTCGCTTTCGATATGCTTGGCCTTAAGGAGAACGAGCGCGAGCGAATCGCTTGTATATTGAATGCGATAGTGAGGCTGGGCGATATTAAGTTTGATATCGTTAATAAGGAGTCTCCGCTTCCCAAAAAATTGCAATCAAAGATTGGTTCGTTCGGCGTCGCGGCGATCGTCTTTCCCGCGTTTTTTGCCGTTTCCGTTGGGCAACATGCCGTTGCCGTTGGAAACGGTCTTCGAGCTGACGAAAGCGGTTTTACGTCGGTGGCGAATTATGACGTGCTGAAATGCGTCGCCGATCTTCTGCagattgatgacgtcaaaaagttGGAAAAGTCGCTTTTGTGCAAGAAGAGTCTTCAGAAGACTCAGTATCTTGTTGATTTGGTTGCCCGGGAATTGCATCTTCAGATTTTCAATTGGCTTG TTAAGTCGTGCAATCGCGTACTTTCCAGCGTCGATTCCGCTGATCGCTCCACTCTGTCTTCGCTTCTTGTCGTTGACGTAAAAGAAGCGGAAGTCACTGAAATCAACGGTTTTGAGCAGCTCTGCTCAAACTTAGTCAGCGAAGCGTTTCAGCAGTTATTTTGGCAGAGACTCATACTTTACGAAGAG GATCAATATCGTTCTGAAGGACTGGAGTGGAATGACTTTGAATTTGATGACAACGAGCCGGTTCTTGATCTTTTTCTTAAG ACCGGAggattcgttgacgtcatcaacgaagGTAGTGACGATTCTCTTTTGGTTAAATCGTTTCCAGCAGAAACAGAACATTGGTTTCCCGTTCAG AATTCCTCTACTCGTTTTGGCGTCGTACATTTTACTGGAGAAGTGATATACGATTCAACGAATTGGATCGATCAAAATCACAATCGTTTTCCTGAGGAAGTCGTTGCCGCTCTCAAATCGTCTTCCTGCTCTTTAGTTAAGAGAATTGCTGAA AATTTTGGAAAAGTTAGCGATAGTTGGGATGAAACTGAGCTGGAAGGGAAAACGAAGCTGGGAATTTTGCGG AATGGATTGGATGCGTTCGTGAATCGAATAAAGCTGACTACGCCTCATTTTGTTCGTTGCATAAAACCGAACAAAGAAATG AAAGCCGGCGTTTTTGACAGAGAGTGCGTTCTTCAGCAGATTCAACAGTTTGGCATTGTTGATGCCGCTCGAATGTCCGCTCTTGGCTACCCACTTCGCTTTACTCATCAAGACTTCAtcaagag ATTTTCTGTAACTGCCTTTGATCGAACGAACGTTCCTGCAACGAAAGAAAACTGTGAACGCATTCTTCAACGTTGTCGTATTGAAGGAGGAGCTGTAGGGGAAAGCCAG GTTTTGCTGAAAGACTGGAATGGTATTGAGTTGGAGACAATGCTACGCTCAATGTACGTAGCAGCAGTTAGGATTCAAAGAG CttttcgacggcgtcttCAAAGAAAGGAAGAGTATCGTTTAAAGAGGGAACAATTTGAGAAGCGTTCGAAATCGGTTAAAGATAAACCGGAAGCGAAATTGCAATCAGATGGCTGTGGCATCAGCAAAGTGCAATCCGTTTTTCTTAGAAAGGTCTCACAAACCAAG GATAAAGAGGAAGCGCCTCCGTTACCAATTCGAAATAGATCCTTTAAAGCACCTGTGAAGAAG GAACCTCAGCCCAAGAAGGAGATTCGTGCACCCATCCGTGCACCCACTGAAGAAGTCAATaaccaagacgacgacgacgacgacgacgatgagcaGTGCGTATACGTTGACATTACAGAAGATCAAAAGCAGCAACTACGAGATGCGGAG AAAAATATGGCCGTTTCTCCGCCAAAACCGGCATTGACGGCGGCAGGACGAGACCCGTTTTCTGTCGAAGATCAAGACGTTGAAGATATCTATCTGGATATGTTGGGAAATAGTGGCGATGGAGACTATCTGGAATTGCTAGGCAACGCCACAGTTGCCGAGACCGAGGACGAATATTTGGAATTACCCGGGCTCTCCAGCGGCGGCTCCGGAGCTCAAGGTTCaggcgccggcgccgccgctGACGAGGATCCTTATACTGTCAAACGTCCGTTTATTCGGCGCGTCTCGTGGGCGCAGAAGCCGCGCGAGAATTGGGCAGAGAAGAAAGTTCGA AAACCGACTCGATCAGCTTCTTCCGATTCCCAACGTGATCAGCAAGA ttgGTTTTTTGGAAAAATGACCAGAGCGGAAGCGACGTCTCTCTTACTCGCTCAGAAGCCTCAAGCTGAGTGTCTATTTATAATACGATCTAGCGAAAGTGGACTCGGCTATTCAATATCAACAAG TCACAATTCGCGAATAAAGCATTTCAAAGTCGATCAGAATCCTCAATCGAGTCGCTATCAAGTTTTTGGCCAATCGCGATCATTTCCCACGCTAAAACTTTTGGTCGATTTTTACCATAAGCatccgctttcgtcgaccGGAGAAACTCTCGCGAAACCGTGTTTGAAACCGAAAGCG GAAAAAGAGTTGAAACGAAGCCGACCTACCTCGCAACAGATCGTACCACCGCAAGCCAGCGGGCCAATCACAGGCAAAAGAG GATCAATTCAGCTTACTAGCGAAGGGCGTCAGCCTATGCGACGTTACTCTTCTTCCAATGTGACGCGACCGCCTATGCCGCTTCCTTCGGGGTCCTCACCACCTCCGCCGCCTTTGCCGCCGCCAAGGTCGTTAGCAGCGGAAGCTTCAAATCGAG TGTTTAACGAGCAGATGAACGAACTTCAAATGAAAATTCGGGTTGAGAACGATTTGCGAGCGGAAGCGTTAAGCGATCTCAAACTTCCAACGCTCGACAAAAAGTCCAAGAAAGAGCGACAAAGAACACTTGCACA GTCaacaaaaaatttgaaaaagctACAAGGCAAGCTAAGCGCTTTGGAAGgcaagaaagcaaaaatGGTCTCAAAGTAA
- the LOC136194048 gene encoding uncharacterized protein isoform X2: MESEAEIAGDKEAAAIVYEMVKGATLLKAGRTGKPHFRRFQLSNDLSRVTWDSAKHKDAGVLISQMTEIVHGQKTKVFESSPVPEYEPFSFSVLYHKFSANRSLDVVCKDKREYDIWTRGLEALMRGFRHLKAVEEAAKEADKEKRATTTSVFDIQGQSKFKNDACDIYTWGAGARGMLGHGDDVDEKTPRVVEALLGRNMKMATCGSHHTMALSVGGEVFSWGSGANGRLGHGNVRDRYLPIMIGELRGMDVQSISSHEHHSAAVCDNGDLYTWGRDMGGSLGYKCEKRQLIPRRLDIQKQRASLVACGNTHTCIATDEGVVLTFGMNEEGQLGHGNERSSVKPKVVEVLQGSNVIAIACGLKHTGAVTDTGKLWMWGANEFGQLGTGDRIKSLYPAKIESLRDYEVCDVSCGDSHSAILISNGIVYCCGLNKDGQLGQGTTSQRSEFSKPQPVSTPTGCKIIQIASGANSNAAVSDSGRVFTWGSGSSGLLGHGDTKNRLMPTEIESMADKHVILVSCAQSHMAVTVVRSWVPDDEAKNCMACKLKFTTVRRRHHCRKCGGLFCDACSAKRYPLLSIGYSDPVRVCDRCHAMLTS, translated from the exons ATGGAAAGCGAAGCGGAGATTGCAGGCGATAAAGAAGCGGCCGCTATTGTGTATGAAATGGTGAAAGGAGCCACTCTACTAAAGGCAGGACGCACC GGAAAGCCTCActttcgacgttttcaacTATCAAACG ATTTGTCTCGCGTAACATGGGACTCAGCAAAACACAAAGACGCTGGAG TTTTAATATCCCAGATGACGGAAATTGTTCACGGACAAAAAACCAAAGTATTCGAAAGCTCGCCCGTGCCAGAATACGAG cccttctccttctccgttCTCTATCACAAATTCTCGGCGAATCgttctctcgacgtcgtgtGCAAAGACAAACGCGAATACGACATTTGGACGCGAGGTCTCGAAGCTCTAATGCGCGGATTTCGACATCTGAAAGCGGTGGAAGAAGCCGCCAAGGAAGCggacaaagaaaaacgagcaaCAACGACG AGCGTTTTTGACATTCAAGGTCAAAGCAAATTTAAAAACG ATGCATGTGACATTTACACGTGGGGTGCCGGGGCGCGCGGGATGCTCggtcacggcgacgacgtcgacgaaaaaacgccgcgggtcgtcgaagcgctttTGGGTCGAAACATGAAAATGGCCACGTGCGGTTCACATCACACGATGGCACTAAGCG tgggTGGAGAGGTTTTCTCGTGGGGCTCGGGTGCGAACGGTCGATTGGGGCATGGGAATGTGCGTGATCGATATTTACCGATTATGATTGGGGAATTGCGAGGAATGGATGTCCAGTCAATCAGCTCTCATGAACACCATTCGGCCGCCGTATGCG ATAATGGTGACTTGTACACGTGGGGTCGAGACATGGGTGGCAGTCTTGGATACAAGTGCGAGAAAAGGCAATTAATACCTCGGCGTCTTGACATTCAAAAACAACGAGCTTCTTTGGTTGCCTGTGGCAACACTCATACATGCA TTGCTACTGATGAGGGCGTGGTTCTCACCTTTGGAATGAATGAGGAAGGCCAGCTTGGACACGGAAATGAAAGGTCGTCTGTCAAACCCAAAGTAGTAGAAGTGCTACAGGGATCAAACGTCATAGCAATCGCATGTGGACTAAAACACACAGGAGCAGTAAcag ACACTGGAAAACTGTGGATGTGGGGAGCAAATGAATTTGGCCAATTAGGGACAGGGGATCGCATAAAATCGCTCTATCCAGCAAAAATCGAAAGTCTAAG AGACTATGAAGTGTGTGACGTCAGCTGCGGGGACTCTCACAGCGCAATATTGATCA gcAATGGTATTGTCTATTGCTGTGGATTGAACAAGGACGGACAACTGGGTCAGGGAACGACGTCACAACGCTCCGAATTTTCCAAACCGCAGCCAGTCAGCACGCCAACCGGATGcaaaataattcaaattgCATCCGGCGCGAATTCCAACGCTGCCGTCTCAG ACTCTGGACGGGTTTTCACGTGGGGAAGTGGCTCATCGGGATTGCTAGGACATGGGGACACAAAAAATAG atTAATGCCTACTGAAATTGAGAGTATGGCAGATAAGCACGTGATCCTCGTCTCGTGCGCCCAATCGCACATGGCTGTCACTGTTGTACGATCTTGGGTCccagacgacgaagcgaagaatTGCATGGCATGCAAATTGAAATTTACGACCGTTCGACGCCgg CATCATTGCCGTAAGTGCGGTGGATTGTTTTGTGACGCGTGTTCGGCCAAAAGATATCCGCTATTATCAATTGGATATAGTGATCCCGTACGTGTTTGCGATCGCTGTCATGCCATGCTTACGTCATGA